In Thermoanaerobaculia bacterium, the sequence GGAGGCCCTCGACCGCTTCGGCGCCCCTTCCGTCGGCCGGGCGCGCACGCGCTTGCGCGCTGGAACGCGCCGGCCTCCCACATCGCGAACCTCCTCCGCTCGGTTGCTCGCGCACTGGCCTGCGCGGCGATCGGCGCGCCCGGCGCATTCGCGCCGGCCGCTTCGCGGCTGCGACTTCGTCGCGCGCTGGAATTCCTTCGCGGAGACTTTTCGCGATGTGACCTTCGCGGCTCGGGCTGAGCCTTCGACCGCTTCGGCGCCCGACCGGAGGCGGGCGAGGGGAGGGCCGCCCAGAACGTTCGGGCCGACCCCTGATCCGCCGCCGGGCGCCGAAGGGCCCTAGCCGACCTCGACGAGCTCGCCCTTCCGGGCTTCCATCTCTTCGCCGAGCTCCTCCAGCCGGTCCTTGGAGAGGTTCTTCCGGGCCTGCTTGAACATTTCCTCTTCTTCTTCCGAAGCGTGATGCTCGACGCTTTCCTTGAGGACCGTCATCTTCGCGTCGAACTGTTCGTCGGAGGGCTTCATCTTTCCGATCTCCGCCACCAGGGTCTTCACGATCTTGTGCTCCTCGACGGCCTCGCGCACCTCGTCCTTCACCTCTTCCGAGCGCGCCGCCTTGACCGCCGGATAGAAGATCTCCTCCTCGATCTCCGCGTGGACGGTGAGGGCTTCGCAGATCTGCGCCGCCAGCTTTTCCTTCTTTGCGACCGCCCGGTCGCCCGCCTTCTCGTATTCCTTGAAAAG encodes:
- a CDS encoding hemerythrin domain-containing protein, translated to MDATKLLKQDHDEVRALFKEYEKAGDRAVAKKEKLAAQICEALTVHAEIEEEIFYPAVKAARSEEVKDEVREAVEEHKIVKTLVAEIGKMKPSDEQFDAKMTVLKESVEHHASEEEEEMFKQARKNLSKDRLEELGEEMEARKGELVEVG